In a single window of the Chondrocystis sp. NIES-4102 genome:
- a CDS encoding phosphoribosylformylglycinamidine cyclo-ligase, which produces MNYQEAGVNVEVGSLFNNRINKNIQSTRRLGVVEGLGTFNGCFQVPLGYQKPVLVSGTDGVGAKLKLAQKLKRHDTVGIDLVAMCVNDILTSGAEPLFFLDYLATGQLNSQQIAEVVEGIAEGCRLSGCALLGNETAEIPGLYKLGEYDLTGFCVGVVDKSRLLDGSLVEVGDVAIGLASAGVHSKGFSLIYKILQTGGWCWSDTLDILDGKSLGEELITPTQIYVKPILEFLATEVEVHSMAHITGGGLPANLPRCLNQQQGIEINLGSWTIPPIFNWLAQAGSVLESEMFDTFNMGIGFVVIVPPTQVNASLDWFKSHDLAAFEIGKVVAGDGQLTFV; this is translated from the coding sequence ATGAACTATCAAGAAGCAGGGGTTAATGTAGAAGTAGGAAGCTTATTTAATAATCGCATTAATAAAAATATACAGAGTACCAGAAGATTAGGAGTTGTAGAAGGTCTAGGAACATTTAACGGTTGTTTTCAAGTGCCATTGGGTTATCAAAAACCTGTACTAGTCTCTGGTACAGATGGAGTGGGTGCAAAATTAAAACTTGCTCAAAAACTTAAACGCCACGATACAGTTGGAATAGATTTAGTGGCGATGTGTGTCAATGATATTTTAACCTCTGGTGCTGAACCATTATTTTTTTTAGACTATTTAGCCACAGGTCAACTTAATTCCCAACAAATAGCCGAAGTAGTCGAAGGTATCGCTGAAGGTTGTCGTCTGAGTGGATGCGCTCTTTTAGGCAATGAAACAGCAGAAATCCCAGGTTTGTATAAATTAGGAGAATATGACTTAACTGGCTTCTGTGTAGGAGTGGTTGATAAAAGTAGGTTATTAGACGGATCTTTAGTAGAAGTTGGTGATGTTGCCATCGGACTTGCCAGTGCAGGAGTTCACAGTAAGGGTTTTAGTTTGATATATAAAATACTTCAGACAGGTGGTTGGTGTTGGTCTGATACTCTAGATATTTTGGATGGAAAAAGTTTAGGGGAAGAATTAATTACCCCAACGCAAATATACGTCAAACCTATTTTAGAATTTTTAGCTACAGAGGTTGAGGTACATAGCATGGCGCATATTACTGGTGGTGGTTTACCCGCCAATTTACCCCGTTGTCTTAATCAACAGCAAGGAATAGAAATAAACCTAGGTAGTTGGACAATTCCACCGATTTTTAATTGGTTGGCTCAAGCAGGCAGTGTTTTAGAGTCGGAAATGTTTGATACTTTTAATATGGGTATTGGATTTGTGGTGATAGTCCCACCTACCCAAGTAAATGCAAGTTTAGACTGGTTTAAATCTCATGATCTTGCTGCTTTTGAGATTGGTAAAGTTGTTGCAGGCGATGGTCAGCTAACTTTTGTTTGA